From a region of the Candidatus Azobacteroides pseudotrichonymphae genomovar. CFP2 genome:
- a CDS encoding fumarylacetoacetate hydrolase family protein, which yields MKIICVALNYTSHNDEIHKDKLTIKEPIIFMKSDISLLKDGNPFYIPNFSSEIQYETEIVIRIDRLGKNIARRFSHRYFKDVTIGIDITARDLQQRFRESGLPWELCKSFDNSAVVGTFIKIEELKCNINQLPFHLNINNNTVQKGNTSNMIFKVDEIIEYVSQFITLKIGDLIFTGTPVGTGNLNINDHLQGYIGDKMLLDFYVK from the coding sequence ATGAAAATTATTTGTGTGGCTTTAAATTATACTTCTCATAATGATGAAATACATAAGGATAAATTGACAATAAAAGAACCAATCATTTTTATGAAGTCTGATATCTCTTTGCTGAAAGACGGGAACCCGTTCTATATTCCTAATTTTTCATCAGAAATTCAATACGAAACAGAAATTGTAATACGAATTGATCGTCTGGGTAAAAACATAGCCCGCCGATTTTCTCACCGTTACTTCAAAGACGTCACGATTGGTATTGATATAACAGCAAGAGATTTGCAACAACGTTTTAGAGAATCGGGGTTACCCTGGGAGCTTTGTAAATCCTTCGATAATTCAGCAGTAGTTGGTACATTTATTAAAATAGAAGAACTGAAATGTAATATAAATCAATTGCCATTTCATTTAAATATTAATAATAATACAGTTCAAAAAGGAAATACATCAAACATGATATTCAAAGTAGATGAAATTATAGAATATGTAAGTCAATTTATTACACTCAAAATTGGAGATTTGATCTTCACAGGTACACCAGTTGGCACCGGAAATTTAAATATTAATGACCATTTACAAGGATATATTGGGGACAAGATGCTGCTCGACTTTTATGTAAAATAA
- the ispF gene encoding 2-C-methyl-D-erythritol 2,4-cyclodiphosphate synthase, with protein sequence MKIRIGFGYDVHPLVMNYNLWLGGIKIPYEKGLKGHSDADVLIHALCDALLGAADIGNIGTNFPNTNKKLRNIDSKILLKQTMSFIYSKNYELNNADITVCIEQPKLNPFIPQMKTCLAEIMQTDKGNISIKATTSEKMGFIGREEGIAVFATVLITPINEIGISCQ encoded by the coding sequence ATGAAAATACGTATAGGATTCGGATATGATGTACATCCGTTAGTGATGAACTATAATCTATGGTTAGGTGGAATAAAAATACCCTACGAAAAAGGTCTGAAAGGACATTCGGATGCCGATGTACTCATTCATGCTCTTTGTGACGCCCTATTAGGTGCTGCTGACATAGGTAACATTGGAACAAATTTTCCCAATACAAATAAAAAACTTAGAAATATTGACAGTAAAATCTTGCTAAAACAAACGATGTCCTTCATCTATTCTAAAAATTACGAATTAAACAATGCAGATATCACCGTTTGTATCGAACAACCCAAGCTTAATCCCTTTATTCCACAAATGAAAACTTGTCTTGCCGAAATTATGCAAACTGATAAAGGAAACATTTCCATTAAAGCAACCACTTCTGAAAAAATGGGCTTTATTGGAAGAGAAGAAGGGATAGCAGTTTTTGCTACTGTACTTATAACACCAATAAATGAGATAGGAATAAGTTGCCAATAA